The following coding sequences are from one Cygnus olor isolate bCygOlo1 chromosome 2, bCygOlo1.pri.v2, whole genome shotgun sequence window:
- the ENY2 gene encoding transcription and mRNA export factor ENY2 has protein sequence MNKDAQMRATINQKLIETGERERLKDLLRAKLIECGWKDQLKAHCKDVIKEKGLEHVTVDDLVAEITPKGRALVPDSVKKELLQRIRTFLAQHANL, from the exons ATGAATAAGGACGCCCAGATGAGAGCCACCATTAACCAGAAGCTGATAGAAACAGGGGAGCGGGAGCG CCTTAAAGATTTGCTGAGAGCCAAGTTAATTGAATGTGGCTGGAAGGATCAGTTGAAGGCACATTGCAAAG ATGTcatcaaagaaaaaggattagAGCATGTCACCGTTGACGACCTGGTGGCAGAAATCACTCCCAAAGGTAGAg CCTTGGTACCAGACAGTGTGAAGAAAGAACTCTTACAAAGAATAAGAACCTTCCTCGCCCAGCATGCCAACCTTTAA